The sequence TTTGTTGCTTTCTTTGCAGGTTGTTGATCTGCTTGCTCCTTACCAAAGAGGAGGAAAGATTGGGCTCTTTGGTGGTGCGGGTGTTGGGAAGACTGTGCTCATTATGGAACTCATTAACAATGTCGCCAAAGCTCATGGTTTGCATTCTCATGGTTTCCCCAAGTAGTTTGTGCTCCAGCTTTGGTTTATTAATTGGTACTTCTTCGGATGAACAGGTGGTTTCTCCGTGTTTGCTGGTGTTGGAGAAAGAACCCGTGAAGGCAATGACTTGTACAGAGAAATGATTGAGAGTGGTGTCATCAAGCTAGGCGAGAAGCAggttttcaaataattttgattAGTCTTCACCTTCCTTTTCCTGTAAATGGCATTTGATTGATCTTTGTTTCTGAGCTCTTTGCTTTCCCATCTAACAGTCTGAGAGCAAATGTGCTCTTGTGTATGGACAAATGAACGAGCCCCCGGGTGCTCGTGCCCGTGTTGGACTTACTGGTTTGACCGTTGCCGAGTATTTCCGTGATGCTGAGGGCCAAGATGTGTTGCTTTTCATTGACAACATTTTCCGATTCACTCAGGTGAGCTATGTTGTTTGTTTTATCTATCAGCGCCTGTGTGCCATACATTGTGATAAAGAGAGTTGTGAATTTAACTGATTCTACCCTTCTGTGTAGGCCAACTCTGAAGTCTCTGCTTTGCTTGGTCGTATCCCATCTGCTGTGGGTTACCAGCCAACTCTGGCTTCCGATCTTGGTGCTCTTCAAGAGCGAATCACAACCACCAAGAAAGGTTCCATCACCTCTGTCCAAGCCATCTATGTCCCTGCTGATGATTTGACAGATCCTGCTCCTGCCACAACCTTTGCTCATTTAGACGCCACAACTGTGTTGTCTAGACAGGTGTGAACTTGTCTCCTTCTGATGCTTCTTTGAATAATATATTGATACTTTGTCTTTCCCATGTGAAGATTTCCGAGCTCGGTATCTATCCTGCTGTGGATCCTCTGGATTCAACATCCCGTATGCTCTCCCCTCACATTCTGGGTGAGGAGCACTACAACACTGCTCGTGGTGTTCAGAAAGTGCTACAGAACTACAAGAACTTGCAAGATATTATTGCCATTTTGGGAATGGATGAGCTAAGTGAAGATGACAAGCTGACTGTTGCCCGTGCCCGTAAGATCCAGAGATTCTTGAGTCAACCTTTCCATGTTGCTGAGATCTTCACCGGTGCCCCTGGAAAATACGTTGACCTTAAGGAAAACATCAACAGTTTCCAGGTACATATCACTTTCTTTCCTCCTACATCATTGTTTTGCTACATATGAACTCATTTGAACTGTCAACTGTTGTAGGGTTTGCTTGATGGCAAGTACGATGATCTTCCTGAACAATCATTTTACATGGTTGGTGGCATTGACGAGGTGGTTGCGAAAGCAgagaagatctccaaggaggcAGCAGCTTAAGGGCTTTGATTCATCTCTTctactcttcttcttttgttgacAATAAcgaaacaaacaaaactaaaaaccgATGCTTTTGTCTGAGTGTGAGGGATCAATACcgagaaaacaaattttattcgTTGGAGTTTTTGCCTTGCAATAAAGGAGACGAGTGTTATGTTTTTCATCTGTATTTTATTAGCTTTAGTTATGTTACTTCCCATTGCTTCTGACTGCCAACTCCTTGTTCCttgtaataataaaatacataacaaTAATACCAAAACACTACTCACCGTCTTGTAATGATTATAttactttcttcttttgttcttctGTCACTACATATTATTCTTACAGGTACACTAGTTTCTCCCTCAAGAGTTGAAGAATTTATATATGTAGTATATTATTCTTACAAATAGAGATCCATTAGTTTCTTTTGATTATGATGTACAAAACATTAAGAAAgcataaagaaacaaaaacatatgtatatgtatatgaaaTGTATTCCATGGAGTCTTCAAAAATGTTCGAGAACTGCTCCTGTATGATTAAAGCCACAAGATATATGCACTGCTCTTACATTCTTTCCCAGGTTCACCATTGCTGGTATCGCATAGTCTACATCGCTACCATGTCCCTGCAGTTAAACATACCATAACATTTATTCAATTTGATGCCATGTCTCATGGATTCTTTAGATAGTATAGCAAAATGAACCAAGAACTGAAATGATGTCGCATTCACATAAGCTAATTGTTTCAAAGATTTGATCGATAACAAAGATGATGAAACAAACCAGTTGTCCACCGGAGGAGTGTCCGTCATCAGAGAAAGTGCCGTGAGAACCTCCCCAGCCCCAGGTAAAGACTTTGTTATCTGCAAACACGATTCAGAAATGAATTGAATAACTTGCATAATCAAAATggataaaaaatgttttacctGAAATGGCTGCAGTGTGCTTCCACCCACAAGATACATGAGTTACAGTTGATTCCAAGAAAGGACCTTCGACTCTCACAGGGGAGTGTGAGACATATGTTGACCTGAAACAAATTTAAGATAAAACTGAATACATGTACAGTTGCAGATCTTATGAGGAAACATACTAATCAATTAGGAAATGACTTACTCTGTGCCAAGGCACCCATTTTCGTTTGAACCCCAAGTGTATAGTTCCCCACCTCCTTACAAAAACGAAGGAAACAACAGAGACTGAGTTCTTACCAAAAAGGTACTAAAGAATAATAGAGAATTTACTTGTGACAACACATGTGTGGTAACCACCACATGCAACTTCTTCTGCGTATGGCACTTCACTGATAATAGATGGTGTTGTAGCATTCCTTACTCCTCCAAATCCCTATAAATTCGCACCATAAATAACTATAATGTAACCATAGTTAGTCTAGAAAAAAAGACATTTTATTTACCATCTTATTTATAGATCTCTCTCCGAACATGAAAGCAGAGCCATTCTCTGCATTATTTGGAACCAAACCTCAGAGGCTCAGACAGACAGTAACTACCAGTCTCGCACAATACTCATAATTGAAGAAAGTAACTCAATACCATCAGTACATACTGTATGCAGCAGACCAGCAGCAACGCTTTTAACCTAGTGTTCAACCAAAAGAACAGACAAGTATTAGCAAGAGAGTCTAAAGAttaattttcatctaagaaattACCTTAATCCCCTCAAGTTCCTTGATAAGCCTTGGAGTAAACTCACTACAAGCGCAGTACAAGAAAACTATGAAGGAATCATGATATGAAAACTCTTGTGAGTAAAAATTTACAtgagaaagaaacaaatatagGAATTAAGCAAAAACAGACCAACCTTTTACTttttaagatgccaaaaaaacTGGACTCGTGACCGTGGCCAAGTCTTCCAGATCCTCCTCCACCCCAACTCAGGACTTCACCTCCATCTGCTCCAGAAAGATacttaaaacacacacaaaacagGTGTTTAAGAATCTAGGATCCGTACCAGTAACAGCAACTGAATGCTCTGATCCTAAAGCCACTGATTTGATGGTGATCCCATTCAGAGCCTGCACTTTGGTTGGTACATGTACCACTCTTGCAGCATCTGTATAATAGAAACGAATATGTAAATAGGCAAGCAACTTTGATGAATTAGGACATAAATCACAGTGCACCATAACTTATTGAAATGTAAAAACGTAATTACTTTTTCCAAGTCCAAGCTGTCCACTAGTATTCTTTCCCCACATGTAGAGTTCCCCATCCActaacaaaaagaaagagagcACAGATGTGACCAAGTAAGAAATAACATACAATTTATGTAAAGCACTGTACTGCACCAGAAGATGTaatgaagaacattgtgcttaTTTACCTGTGATAGCAGCAGAGTGGTAATAACCAGCTGAGATGTGCAGTATATCATTTTCAATTCCAGAAACTTCAAGCGGCTCCTACAACGTTTTATACACAAGAAACAAGTTCCAATTGAATACTCTGAGATAAAGACATGTGaaaaacagagaatcaaagaaaaacaaacccTATAGTTTTTTGCAAAAACCTACATACCAAAGCATGAGTGTTAACATGTGAGACACCAAGTTGGCCACAATCATTAAGACCTGTCGCAAAGACTCTCCTTGTTTCTGTCACATAGTGTAGGAAGTGTATGTTAAGCTCACAATCAGATTCAAAAAAGATTACTTTACAACTAAAACACCAAACATGCCTAGTCAGAGCCGGATCTGGGCACAGCAATCCGCCTATATAGCTAGTTTATATAGGCCCAATGGCCCTCACATTGtcgatttttttaattaagattaactttttaaaaaaatgtttataaccTCCTAAATCTCAGATCAgtccaataaataataaagatccTATCACTCAAATTCAAATTCTGATCAAATAAATCGAATTAAAGAGGGAGATGAAGAAAGATCACCGGTGAGGAAAAGAGTGTGAGCTCCGCCGCAAGCGAGAGCTCTAATACTGTGATCACTCAACGCAGAGCAAACGGCGGGTCTCCACCGAGACTCCAAGCTCCCTAGCCCTAACCTTCCGTAATCTCCACTCCCCCACATCGCCGCAAATCGTTTCCCGCTCTCGCTCGACAACCGTCTTCTTCCACGGGAAGCACCAATCGTCGTATCCAATTTCGAATTATCGAAAACTCCAGTGAAATGATTCTTCGATCGTTGAATCGTCGATCCAGAGATTCGAACTCGTCCCAGGGCTCTAGTCAACATTTTGAATACAGCAGGTTAAAATGGATCGTTCTTCTTCTAACGAATGTGAGAGAAGAGAGAATTGATCATGAGGAGATTGAGCTGTGTTGATGGAATCAcatgatggtgaagaagaaggaagaaactgaTGGATAGAAACAATGCTACGTCTTCTTCCCCGTTATTCAATTTCTGAGAGTGTTGTGAAGTTTTTTTGGATATCGGTCCTTCTAGTTTTCTCATTTTTCAAATTTCGTCTTAACATTTTGTTTTGTACATATTCACAcccaaatataattaaatatttttttatcaaatagaaTAATTATGATTATTTTCTAAAAGGAAAATTTCAACTTAGGTTAACGAATAATGTAATCTTTGAGATTAACTAAACGTTAGAAGTTGAAAGAATCAACATTTACCAAATTGAAAGAATCAACATTAATACAATTCAAGATTCATATACATtacatttgttaaaaaaaatttcagcgGTAGGAGAGGAGAAGCACCACCACAACATCTATTAGACCTAAAACAAATTGTTTGAACTtggaagacaagaagagtatatGAACTAGTCAACAAATAGAGGTAATTACTAAGCATGCAGATTATTGCATTCTCCTGGATATAATTAGTGTCATTTTCATTCACTAAATCAGTTCTATGTTATGAAACATTCTCACAATAGTCCAATCTGCGAGGGAAATGAGAACAACATACTTTTAGGGCCACTAGTAACTTGGGAGTGTGACAGTGTGTGGTGTGAAAGCCATGAGAGAGATGTGGAAAGCTTTATTCTCCTGTTAATTACTAACTTTATTAATTCGACTTCAACAAAGTTTATCCAAAACTTAAACAAACAAACTTATCAAGTGTTATGTAATAAGGAAACACAAACGTGACTCTCAAGACTTAAAaccccaaataaaaaaaaataaaacacaatccAAATGAAAccacaaaaaaacaatatcacTTATTGGGCACGTTTGTgacttgttgttgttgatgggaACTTGCACTACTGTTCACATTACATAGAGCCACATGAGGAGGAGACTCGAAAGAGAAAACACACATCCTACACTCTTGATCAAAGGAGTCGTTCTTGAACGTGCATCGATCGCAGAACCAGTAATCAGTGGTTACATCCTCATAAGCATCAACCTTAACATCACACAAACCATCTTCAAGAGTCTTTACAAAGAAACGGAAGTAGTTGCCAGTTGTTTCTGTTGTGTCTCCTAACTTCTCCCTAAAGGCAATGATACCTCCACCACCTGAGATGATTCCATCCGTCACCTCATGTAGAGTCTCTTTGTGCTTAAGAAGATTTGCGTTAGCTTTCTCCCGAAGGTAATCAAGGTACTGCTTCTTGGCGATATGGTAATCACTTATGAGATAACCAAACACGCAGCTCCATTTCAACAAAAGTCTGCATTGAACAGTTAGCATCCATGCTTCTCTTAGAGCCTTAACGTCTAGCTCTCTTGAACAATTAGCATCCATGATTTTTTCCTCAACGGCTTCAAGATCCCATTTAGATCTCTGCAATGCGGCATCACTTGTCTCCCATAGTGTCATGTGACGTATTAGAGCCGAGTCATTGCTTGGTTGGGAAACAGAACAGTCAGTACATTTCCATACTCCGTCGTGATTTTCCACAAGactgtcactacaagaaaacacaagattAACGatgaaaattaacgaggaaaactggTACTCGTAAATTTACGTTGACTTTACGAGAATCTTACAAGGAAATTTACAATCAACGttagttcgtcgtaaaataacgaggaaacgatttcctcgtaaaaaccacgcAAGGTAACTtcgtttttacgaggaaaaactgtTTCCTCGTAAGCTCGACGTAAAAGTAGCatcttctttacgaggaaatagtttacgttTACTTAACGAAGAATTTTCGAGTCCACCCACTTTGTAATTGTAACACGTTTTTTGTTTCGGCTACCTTACTAAATTCCACATAATCATGagtaatgaaaatgatgatgtttctggTAATGACGAAAATGTCGATGTATCTGActgatatatttgtgttttaatatgactgattttcagacttaatccatgtgatttgatggatttaatcatgaaaatctatttatataatttaattttatgtaatggggtttgaattagaaagaagagattgagattattagttaaggaattgtggttttagaatttggggtttAGAATGGATAGAAgagattgaggttaaagggaggatggggttggggtttggggtttcggattttagggatttaaacgtaaacatagttatttcctcgtaaattaacgaggaacttacgacgattcttaaaaataaagaacgcggcactcgttaattccacgtaagcagaaatcgtcgtaaagacctcataataaaaaaacgctggcctcgttcattcctcgtaaaaataaaagcggacctcgctaattcctcgtaaattaacgACGATGTAACGAGGAAACGAAACGGGAATAAATTGGTttgccgtgatcaaagttacacctcgtggacaaatcatcagtggagaagaaccaccattgcaagaagaacagatagatgaagttgaggtacctgaacaacaaattgatgacatccttctcattgatccgcataatcatgagtacgaagatattaccgacgatgccacggacgaagctgttgaagacgagtttaatgaaaatgatgatgtttctagtaatgactagaatgtcgatgtatctgattgatgtatttgtgttttaatatgattgattttcagatttaatgcatgtgatttgatggatttaatcatggaaatctatttatataatttaatttttgtaatggggtttgaattagaaagaagagattgagattattagttaaggaattgtggtttcagaatttggggtttggaatggatagaagagattgaggttaaagggaggatggggttggggtttggaatatatgaagtagaagataaggaagataaggaagaaggggtttggggtttcggattttagggatttaaacataaacgtagttatttcctcgtaaattaacgaggaacttacgacgattcttaaaaataaagaacgtggcactcgttaattccacgtaagcagaaatcgtcgtaaagacctcgtaataaaaaaacgcgggcctcgttcattcctcgtaaaaataaaagcgggcctcgctaattcctcgtaaattaacgACGATGTTACGAGGAAACGAAACACGGGCCTCGCGAgttcctcgtaaataaaaacacgggcctcacgagttcctcgtaactttacgaggaatttacgaCATTTCATAATTTCCTATATATACACGCGAGTTCTCACTTCCCATTTCGTCTCAACTTCCTCTCCCTTTTGTAGCTATGGTACgctctctatttcctctctaatttgattagtttaggtagattaggtggttagtgtaggaaatttagatagttttacggattttatgttaattagtgttgattaggtggttaatgTAGAGAACTTAGTtagatttatagaatttgttaattattgttgatgttaattttaggcGAATCATCATCCGTCACACATGCCGACGCGGATGTAGAGAGGAGGAGTGAGGAATTCTACCGgggatgaacgacccttagttttttttttttttcgttggttgtattataaattcaaaaattatttatgtataaattattttcgtatttaatattctttttaaattagatttttattaaataattaaatacattgtttttttaatctggaaaatataaactcaaagtaaattcgtagctaaattACGACAACCTTACGTGGaaattttacgaggaattaacgagtaaaATATTTACGTCAACACTACGAGGAAAGATTAACGAGTATTTGACGTGGAAAATTTacgtgttatttacgaggaaatgttttcaaggtatttacgaggaaatgtagcgtcctccttacgtggaagggttacgtggtttttacgacgaatactTTGCTtcgtctttacgaggaaatgtttTCTCGttagtttacgacgaattagcgaggaaatatgcgttacgacgaacaaataacgacgaaacgtgttTTCTCGCTAGTTCCTCGTAAAActgattttacgacgaacttaCTACGAATTTCGCCGTCGTTAatgttgtgttttcttgtagtgtgtagCATTCAGGACAATGCTTGATCCTTTTAGCGGTCCGTGCAAGGTTTCTTGATTTATACAATAGTTCATTCAACCAAAAGGAAGCATTGTTGCAAGTCACGGGTCGGTGTGACTCTAGCTGGCAACTCCAACAGAATATGTGACCGCACAAACACACCACATCAAAGTCTTCTGATGGAACCTCATCATGACGCTTGATGGCGTAGTCGTCGCAGTCAGGACACCGTTTGATTGTTTCTTTGTTGCTCTCCATAAAAGATGCTAGAAGGTATCTCTCGTACATCTCCTTCACTGGCTCTCCGAGTTTCTCGACCGTGCCTGGTCCAACGGATGCAACACAGTCTTGACTTAAGCAAGAGATCGATAATACTCTCTcgtcctccttcttcttcttcttctttagagtTTTGCTGAGATAATCTCTCCAGCAATCTCTAGAGAACTTATGTGAGCAAAAAGGCGTGGACACGAGATTATCATCTCCTTCACCGTCCACCTCAAGATCTTCATCAGAAGATCCAACCAAACCTAATTCCGACAGAAACTTCTCCTTGTCGTCTACCAAACGATCTGAAGCCTTGCACAAGTTCCAACATAGATGGACTAGGATCACGGTTGCATCAGACAGCGACAGAGAGAACACTTCCGAGATCTGAACTACTTCCTTCATCATCTTCTCACGGATCTCTTCTCTCGTATGAACGGAGTATAGTCTTCGCCCATTGTAGTTCATGTCtgtaaaaaagaaatgaaaattcaAAACCACAAAATAGCTAAAGACCATTCTGCTAGTAAATGGGAGAATATGTTATAAATGAGTAAATGACTTACCTTTGCTGCGGGTCGATGAGGAAGAATAGGGTTTAAGTAGCTTGTGgaacaagttaaaaaaaaatctctgagGAATGGTGATTGATAGTGCTGATGAGTTTCGTTGTTGTTTTTGTCAACGACTAGTGATGAGTTTATAAACTAACTAACAACACGCGGAGAAACAGTGTTTTTTgaaacattattattttctcGACGTGTCTGAAATCTGAAGACAATATAATACTATAGTTTTCATAAATGATCAGATATAAATGAAGCTGACTTTCACGCAATCAGTTGGAAGAGATGAATCACAGCTAAGAAACGCGTGAACacattagtctttttttttaatcttgttTTTATCTCAATCCCCCAGAGATGTTCTAATATTTAATCTATTATATTTGGAATGAAGAACTAGTCACAGAACCTTGGTCAGAGACTTATCTGATGTAACTGTAAAGTAATTGAATCAACATCAGATTTTGCAAACCAGCTGATTCCAACTTTAAACCGGTGTTCATCAGTTGGCAGTCTGATCAAATACACCAGTTATCTTGCTGCGTGACGGATTGGTTCTTCATCAGGTGTAGATTGGGATGCTAATCTATTCTGTCTCTCATGGTTGACAATTTTCTTAAACAAAAGTTAATGGCTCCTCTTAATTTAAAATCTTCAGAGTATCCTTAATGAATCATTtcctttaaaattttctcaactAATCATCTATTACCAATTGGGTTTCGACGAtttagggcctgactggtttaaccgcagcggttgcggttgcgggagtttgcggatacgggtggttgcggtttctagcggttttaagagatttgtacgactggttatgcggttagaaatttgtgcgtttgcgggatacttatgactggttaactaccaaatgcagcagcagttaaataataaattaacaatatatacattttatacaattataaaaatatcaaaaataataatattataataaatataaaatttatatttagaaagttatagtttaaattttttaaaaatatagaaaatatttttattttaaagttttataatattaattaaaatttaattgatatattttagcatttttataatttcagtttaatttttttattgaatttttttatttttgtatttatattgttttggaaaaaaataaattttttttatgctcccgcaaacgcccgcaaccgcaaacgctagctggaaccagcttttgaatttatgaggttcagagcgatttggagcgatttggagcggtttagagcggtttgagcgattgttgcaaaacgccagcaaccgctaccaaccgcaaaagctgcgtttgcgggtggtagcggaaaAACCAGTCAATACCTTAATGCCTCTTCCATTTTGGACAAATCATTATTTTCCTCTCCTTCCTTTCTTTTTGATACTTTCTCTTTCATTCATCTATTTCATTGCTTCCTCCTTTGCAACAAATTCAGGAAAAATTGAGACAACCacaaatatttatcattttgttgTTTCAATCTACTCTCATATAAATTTTTGATGAAATAACAAGAATTTGCCTACCAATGAAACATTGATGATGCTAACAAACTATTAACACACTACAATCTTTTTTTCCCTATTAAGAAACAAAGATGATAGAGAACTTCTCTCTAACACATCACAACACAGGCAAAAAAATTACTCTCCTCTTTTTTTATCCCTGTCGAGCAAAGATCTAATTCAAGAATGGTTTCTGCTCTGGTGGGTCCTGCCAGGAGTTGAAATAATCAGAAGGCTGATACAATAACTGAGGGAGAAAAGCTTCACTCTGCAACAAGTCCATGGAACCACCGTTGCTGCTGGATCTGCTGCATCTTCTCAGGTCACATCTGAACAACCTGTGGGTACAGTAAGCTTTGATATCTTGCCTATGGAGAGCAGAGCGACTAAATATTTCAACTTACCAACACAATACACAGTGTGTTTTATTTGGAAGCTAAACTAAATATTTCAACTTACCGACAAAATAATTTGTCTTGGAAACAGTTAGACATGTGTACCGAACTAGAAAAGGAATCAGAAGTCTTGAGCATTTGTTGgacagcaaaaaaataaaataaaggaatGGCAGAGATTAACTCGCTAGTCATTGTGCAAAAGTAAAAACGCGTTAAGTTGGAATTTAATCGGTGGAGGAGTCTGATGCTTCCTTGTATTTATAACTGTCATTCATGCAATGTAACAAAGACAATCAGTTAACATGGCTAAAGAGAGATCATATAcaatttctcttctttttcttcttctttctctgctTCTGTGTTTTTCATCTCAATCTCAAGTTGGTGTTGCCGAGGCCAAACGTCACACACGTTAGTATTTCTATCCATAATTTTCAGTTATTTTAAAACTGTTCAAGTTACTATATACCTGGTTGTTTTATCTAGAAATTTGCTCGATCATGACCTCTATGTACACCAACAGATTCAGCACATATCGTCACATAATGCCgaagtcttctttttttttttttttgtagttgctACCAGGTATTCAGATTCTCGATGCGccaataaaattctcaaaattcCAAGTAAATTTCTGTTACAAAATTAGAAAACAAACATTCTTAAATAAATTGTCTGTACATAGT is a genomic window of Brassica napus cultivar Da-Ae chromosome A2, Da-Ae, whole genome shotgun sequence containing:
- the LOC106396303 gene encoding ATP synthase subunit beta-1, mitochondrial, giving the protein MASRRVLSSLLRSSSGRSAAKFGSRNPRLPSPSPARRAAPFGDLLGRVAEYSTSSPANSAAAGPAKDEGKKKSYDYGGKGAIGKVCQVIGAIVDVRFEDQEGLPPIMTSLEVQDHPTRLVLEVSHHLGQNVVRTIAMDGTEGLVRGRRVLNTGAPITVPVGRATLGRIMNVLGEPIDERGEIKTEHYLPIHRDAPALVDLATGQEILATGIKVVDLLAPYQRGGKIGLFGGAGVGKTVLIMELINNVAKAHGGFSVFAGVGERTREGNDLYREMIESGVIKLGEKQSESKCALVYGQMNEPPGARARVGLTGLTVAEYFRDAEGQDVLLFIDNIFRFTQANSEVSALLGRIPSAVGYQPTLASDLGALQERITTTKKGSITSVQAIYVPADDLTDPAPATTFAHLDATTVLSRQISELGIYPAVDPLDSTSRMLSPHILGEEHYNTARGVQKVLQNYKNLQDIIAILGMDELSEDDKLTVARARKIQRFLSQPFHVAEIFTGAPGKYVDLKENINSFQGLLDGKYDDLPEQSFYMVGGIDEVVAKAEKISKEAAA
- the LOC106396304 gene encoding ultraviolet-B receptor UVR8 isoform X3; translation: MLTRALGRVRISGSTIQRSKNHFTGVFDNSKLDTTIGASRGRRRLSSESGKRFAAMWGSGDYGRLGLGSLESRWRPAVCSALSDHSIRALACGGAHTLFLTETRRVFATGLNDCGQLGVSHVNTHALEPLEVSGIENDILHISAGYYHSAAITVDGELYMWGKNTSGQLGLGKNAARVVHVPTKVQALNGITIKSVALGSEHSVAVTDGGEVLSWGGGGSGRLGHGHESSFFGILKSKSEFTPRLIKELEGIKVKSVAAGLLHTGFGGVRNATTPSIISEVPYAEEVACGGYHTCVVTRGGELYTWGSNENGCLGTESTYVSHSPVRVEGPFLESTVTHVSCGWKHTAAISDNKVFTWGWGGSHGTFSDDGHSSGGQLGHGSDVDYAIPAMVNLGKNVRAVHISCGFNHTGAVLEHF
- the LOC106396304 gene encoding ultraviolet-B receptor UVR8 isoform X4 — encoded protein: MLTRALGRVRISGSTIQRSKNHFTGVFDNSKLDTTIGASRGRRRLSSESGKRFAAMWGSGDYGRLGLGSLESRWRPAVCSALSDHSIRALACGGAHTLFLTETRRVFATGLNDCGQLGVSHVNTHALEPLEVSGIENDILHISAGYYHSAAITVDGELYMWGKNTSGQLGLGKNAARVVHVPTKVQALNGITIKSVALGSEHSVAVTDGGEVLSWGGGGSGRLGHGHESSFFGILKSKSEFTPRLIKELEGIKVKSVAAGLLHTGFGGVRNATTPSIISEVPYAEEVACGGYHTCVVTSGELYTWGSNENGCLGTESTYVSHSPVRVEGPFLESTVTHVSCGWKHTAAISDNKVFTWGWGGSHGTFSDDGHSSGGQLGHGSDVDYAIPAMVNLGKNVRAVHISCGFNHTGAVLEHF
- the LOC106396304 gene encoding ultraviolet-B receptor UVR8 isoform X2; amino-acid sequence: MLTRALGRVRISGSTIQRSKNHFTGVFDNSKLDTTIGASRGRRRLSSESGKRFAAMWGSGDYGRLGLGSLESRWRPAVCSALSDHSIRALACGGAHTLFLTETRRVFATGLNDCGQLGVSHVNTHALEPLEVSGIENDILHISAGYYHSAAITVDGELYMWGKNTSGQLGLGKNAARVVHVPTKVQALNGITIKSVALGSEHSVAVTDGGEVLSWGGGGSGRLGHGHESSFFGILKSKSEFTPRLIKELEGIKVKSVAAGLLHTVCTDENGSAFMFGERSINKMGFGGVRNATTPSIISEVPYAEEVACGGYHTCVVTSGELYTWGSNENGCLGTESTYVSHSPVRVEGPFLESTVTHVSCGWKHTAAISDNKVFTWGWGGSHGTFSDDGHSSGGQLGHGSDVDYAIPAMVNLGKNVRAVHISCGFNHTGAVLEHF
- the LOC106396304 gene encoding ultraviolet-B receptor UVR8 isoform X1 translates to MLTRALGRVRISGSTIQRSKNHFTGVFDNSKLDTTIGASRGRRRLSSESGKRFAAMWGSGDYGRLGLGSLESRWRPAVCSALSDHSIRALACGGAHTLFLTETRRVFATGLNDCGQLGVSHVNTHALEPLEVSGIENDILHISAGYYHSAAITVDGELYMWGKNTSGQLGLGKNAARVVHVPTKVQALNGITIKSVALGSEHSVAVTDGGEVLSWGGGGSGRLGHGHESSFFGILKSKSEFTPRLIKELEGIKVKSVAAGLLHTVCTDENGSAFMFGERSINKMGFGGVRNATTPSIISEVPYAEEVACGGYHTCVVTRGGELYTWGSNENGCLGTESTYVSHSPVRVEGPFLESTVTHVSCGWKHTAAISDNKVFTWGWGGSHGTFSDDGHSSGGQLGHGSDVDYAIPAMVNLGKNVRAVHISCGFNHTGAVLEHF
- the LOC125581632 gene encoding probable E3 ubiquitin-protein ligase ARI16; its protein translation is MVFSYFVVLNFHFFFTDMNYNGRRLYSVHTREEIREKMMKEVVQISEVFSLSLSDATVILVHLCWNLCKASDRLVDDKEKFLSELGLVGSSDEDLEVDGEGDDNLVSTPFCSHKFSRDCWRDYLSKTLKKKKKKEDERVLSISCLSQDCVASVGPGTVEKLGEPVKEMYERYLLASFMESNKETIKRCPDCDDYAIKRHDEVPSEDFDVVCLCGHIFCWSCQLESHRPVTCNNASFWLNELLYKSRNLARTAKRIKHCPECYSLVENHDGVWKCTDCSVSQPSNDSALIRHMTLWETSDAALQRSKWDLEAVEEKIMDANCSRELDVKALREAWMLTVQCRLLLKWSCVFGYLISDYHIAKKQYLDYLREKANANLLKHKETLHEVTDGIISGGGGIIAFREKLGDTTETTGNYFRFFVKTLEDGLCDVKVDAYEDVTTDYWFCDRCTFKNDSFDQECRMCVFSFESPPHVALCNVNSSASSHQQQQVTNVPNK